In Pseudomonadota bacterium, the DNA window GCCTTCAGCAGTCATAGACCCGAGTTCTATATCCTGGCCGATGGCAGAAATTACGAAGTCGCACTTCAGATCATACTCGGAACCTTTCATAGGAACAGGGCTTCTCCGACCTGAAACATCAGGCTCGCCAAGCTCCATACGGATACAGGTTAAGGCATCCAGGCGACTTTCTTTTGTAACAATACCCGTACCTCTTCCAGGGCAGCATCTATTTCCATATCGTGGGCAGGCATTTCTTTCCGGGTTCTACGGTATACAATGGTAACTTTGTCTGCGCCCATTCTAAGTGCAGTACGGGCAGCATCTATCGCAGTATTTCCTCCGCCTATGACTGCAACCCTGCCATAAAGTTTGGGCTGGTTGTCTGTCTGCATCTGATAGAGGAAATCGGCCCCTTTGATCACGCCAACCGCGTCATCCTCACCTTCAACCCCCATTTTCTTTGCTTTCTGGGCGCCAATGGCAATAAAAACAGCATCAAAGCCCATCTTCTTGAGAGAGTCGAAGTTAATCCCGTTCCCGAAGGCCACATTGGTCTTTACCTCAACGCCCAGGTTCGTTATCCACTGAATCTCCCTGTCGAGCATCTTTTTGGGCAGACGATATTCCGGAATCCCATAGCGTAGCATGCCGCCCAGGTGCTGTGATCTTTCAAATATAGTCGGGGAATACCCCTTGAGGGTAAGAAAGTAAGCACAGGTAAGACCGGCAGGCCCACCGCCTATAATGGCAACCTTCTTTCCATTTCTCGGGGGAACCTCCGGGTTCCAAGGATCCTCGATATCGATATCGGCAGCATACCGTTTCAGGTAATCGATTCCTACCCGGTCATCGACCCTGTTCCGGCGACAGGCAGCCTCACACTCCCTCACGCAGACCCGCCCGCAGACGAGAGGCAGAGGATTCTTCTCTTTTATCAGTTTCACCGCCTCTTTGTACTTACCTATGGCCATAAGGGCAATATAGCCCTGTATGTCGACACCTGCCGGACATGTCTGAGTGCATGGTCCGAGGCAATCGGCATAGTGATTTGAGAGCAGGAGTTCAAGTGCTGTTTTTCTTGACTCCCTGATTCTGTCATTATTCGTATAGACGGCCATCCCGTTCGAAACCGGGCTCGAACAGGATGGGACGAGTTTCTCAAGCCCTTTTACTTCCACCACACAGAGATAACAGGAGCCGTAAGGGGGAAGCTTAGGATCGTAGCAGAGAGTCGGGATGTCGTCGATCTTGTGCTCTCGGATAACCTCCAGGATCGTCTGATCCGGATTGAC includes these proteins:
- a CDS encoding FAD-dependent oxidoreductase, translated to MTQKLNITINDKEYTVNPDQTILEVIREHKIDDIPTLCYDPKLPPYGSCYLCVVEVKGLEKLVPSCSSPVSNGMAVYTNNDRIRESRKTALELLLSNHYADCLGPCTQTCPAGVDIQGYIALMAIGKYKEAVKLIKEKNPLPLVCGRVCVRECEAACRRNRVDDRVGIDYLKRYAADIDIEDPWNPEVPPRNGKKVAIIGGGPAGLTCAYFLTLKGYSPTIFERSQHLGGMLRYGIPEYRLPKKMLDREIQWITNLGVEVKTNVAFGNGINFDSLKKMGFDAVFIAIGAQKAKKMGVEGEDDAVGVIKGADFLYQMQTDNQPKLYGRVAVIGGGNTAIDAARTALRMGADKVTIVYRRTRKEMPAHDMEIDAALEEVRVLLQKKVAWMP